A window of Nocardiopsis sp. Huas11 genomic DNA:
CCAGGTCGGGTGGGCCGCCCGCCTGCTGCCCGCCCGGCCCGCGATCCCCGTCCTGGCCGGTCTGCGACTGGACATCAGCACCGACCGGGTGCGCGTCACCAGCACCGACTACGAGGTGTGGGCCAGCGCCGACGTCGAAGCCGACACCGAGGGAGAGGGCGTCGCGGTCCTGCCCGGACGCCTGATGGCGGGCCTGCTCGCCAAGCTCCCGCCCCTGCAGATGGTCACGATCACCATCGGCCCCGACCGGGCCCGCATCACCTGCGGGCCCACCCGCGCGACACTGCTCACCCTGCCAGCCGAGGACTACCCCACCCCGCCACCGGCGCCCGCAGCCGTGGGGCGGGCCGACGCCGCCGAACTGGCCGGGGCCGTCGACCAGGTCGTCGTGGCCGCCTCCACCGACCCCACCCTGGCCGCGCTCACCGGCGTGCACACCACCCTGGCCGAGGACGGCATCGTGATGTGCGCCTCCGACCGGTACCGCGTCGCCCGCCAGAGCGTGGCCTGGGAGCCCGTCCTGGACCAGGAAGACGGCGCCGATCCCGTGCTGCTGGTCCCGGCCGCCGCCCTGTCCCAGGCCGCCAAGGCCATGACCGG
This region includes:
- the dnaN gene encoding DNA polymerase III subunit beta, with protein sequence MPTITITATAAVLSDQVGWAARLLPARPAIPVLAGLRLDISTDRVRVTSTDYEVWASADVEADTEGEGVAVLPGRLMAGLLAKLPPLQMVTITIGPDRARITCGPTRATLLTLPAEDYPTPPPAPAAVGRADAAELAGAVDQVVVAASTDPTLAALTGVHTTLAEDGIVMCASDRYRVARQSVAWEPVLDQEDGADPVLLVPAAALSQAAKAMTGTVSIATATDDTGRLDQLSLSDDTRRLSTRLLDGDFPRTDSFLERARQDAQLRVTVEAAHLAAAVDRVKLFAAADTPIRVAITDEGLEVRAGHDGDAGSEDVPAQVDGEGLQVAFNAPFLLTGLASARTMRMRVAVSATDRPVLFTPDADGDGYQYLVMPIRLGSASA